A single genomic interval of Agromyces cerinus harbors:
- a CDS encoding ABC transporter permease, with translation MNGLRSRLRITDLLGLGLHGLRARPMRAVLSALGIAIGIAAMIAVVGISTSSEALVKQKLAALGTNLLTASAGSDFFGEESELPADAIDRVRRIDGVEQASWHATLTDLNVYRNALIDPGATAGLSVVAADLDLLTTTGTDLASGVWLNGATEQFPVVVLGDKAAERLGIVTIGSTVEIGGTQFTVAGILERSPLAPELDSVAMMGGPIAAELFGFNGSPTVIYERSADDLVGQVRDLLPATINPESPSQVKVSRPSDALAAKNTIDQAFTGLLVGVGSIALLVGGIGVANTMVISVLERRQEIGLRRSLGATRGHIRSQFLVEAILLALCGGIAGTAIGWVITAIVAGANGWLVAVPPAVLAAGVVATVVVGAVAGALPAARAARTSPTAALNA, from the coding sequence GTGAACGGCCTGCGCTCCCGTCTCCGCATCACGGACCTGCTCGGGCTCGGCCTGCACGGCCTTCGCGCCAGGCCGATGCGGGCCGTGCTCTCGGCCCTCGGCATCGCGATCGGCATCGCCGCGATGATCGCCGTCGTCGGCATCTCGACGTCGAGCGAGGCGCTCGTCAAGCAGAAGCTCGCGGCGCTCGGCACGAACCTGCTCACCGCGTCGGCGGGCTCGGACTTCTTCGGCGAGGAATCGGAGCTGCCCGCCGATGCGATCGATCGTGTGCGGCGCATCGACGGCGTCGAGCAGGCGAGCTGGCACGCGACGCTCACCGACCTGAACGTGTATCGCAACGCCCTCATCGATCCGGGCGCCACGGCCGGGCTGTCCGTGGTCGCCGCCGACCTCGACCTGCTGACCACGACGGGCACCGACCTCGCCTCCGGCGTGTGGCTCAACGGCGCCACCGAGCAGTTCCCGGTCGTCGTGCTCGGCGACAAGGCCGCCGAGCGGCTCGGCATCGTCACGATCGGCAGCACCGTCGAGATCGGCGGCACGCAGTTCACGGTCGCCGGGATCCTCGAGCGTTCGCCGCTCGCCCCCGAACTCGATTCCGTCGCCATGATGGGCGGGCCGATCGCCGCCGAGCTCTTCGGGTTCAACGGGTCGCCGACGGTGATCTACGAGCGCTCGGCCGACGACCTCGTCGGGCAGGTGCGCGATCTTCTGCCGGCCACGATCAACCCGGAGTCGCCGAGCCAGGTGAAGGTGAGCCGTCCGTCCGACGCGCTCGCGGCGAAGAACACGATCGACCAGGCGTTCACGGGCCTCCTCGTGGGCGTCGGCTCCATCGCCCTGCTCGTCGGCGGCATCGGCGTCGCGAACACGATGGTGATCTCGGTGCTCGAGCGTCGTCAGGAGATCGGCCTGCGCCGTTCGCTCGGCGCGACGCGCGGGCACATCCGCTCGCAGTTCCTCGTCGAGGCGATCCTGCTCGCCCTGTGCGGCGGCATCGCGGGCACGGCCATCGGCTGGGTGATCACGGCGATCGTCGCCGGAGCGAACGGATGGCTCGTGGCCGTGCCGCCCGCGGTGCTCGCCGCCGGCGTGGTGGCGACGGTCGTCGTCGGCGCGGTGGCCGGCGCGCTCCCGGCAGCTCGGGCAGCGCGCACCTCGCCGACGGCCGCGCTGAACGCCTGA
- a CDS encoding ABC transporter ATP-binding protein → MTTATTTEARATTAAPGAEAPGTVVIDAVSKRYGDATAVDRLSLTIEAGEFISLLGPSGCGKTTTLRMIAGFEEPDAGDIRVSGRSLLGVPPYRRDVNTVFQAYALFPHMSVAENVAYGLQQKRTPKSEIRERVVDALDLAQMRGFADRKPTQLSGGQQQRVALARALVNRPSVLLLDEPLGALDRQLREEMQLELKLLQSRLGITFVFVTHDQGEALSMSDRIAIMRSGRIEQLADADTVYARPASAYVAAFVGQQNFFRGTVVEGGAVDSAHSLVYDMTAELPVGSTGLAAVRPEFVSIDADVAAGASDASNTARGTLIGISHLGETMQYLVQLGDDQSLIVRRPTPEAPQLAIGDAVVCSWRAESVLLFPADDAASASGYVAPPTV, encoded by the coding sequence GTGACCACGGCAACGACGACCGAGGCGAGAGCGACCACCGCAGCGCCCGGCGCAGAGGCTCCCGGAACGGTCGTCATCGACGCCGTCAGCAAGCGCTACGGCGATGCGACCGCCGTCGACCGGCTCTCGCTCACGATCGAGGCGGGCGAGTTCATCTCGCTCCTCGGCCCCTCTGGCTGCGGCAAGACCACGACGCTGCGCATGATCGCGGGGTTCGAGGAGCCCGACGCCGGCGACATCCGCGTCTCGGGCCGTTCGCTGCTCGGCGTGCCGCCGTACCGCCGCGACGTCAACACCGTGTTCCAGGCCTACGCGCTCTTCCCGCACATGTCGGTGGCCGAGAACGTCGCCTACGGGCTGCAGCAGAAGCGCACTCCGAAGTCCGAGATCCGCGAGCGCGTCGTCGATGCCCTCGACCTCGCCCAGATGCGCGGCTTCGCCGACCGCAAGCCCACCCAGCTCTCGGGCGGCCAGCAGCAGCGCGTCGCGCTCGCCCGTGCCCTCGTCAACCGCCCCTCGGTGCTGCTCCTCGACGAGCCGCTCGGCGCCCTCGACCGGCAGCTGCGCGAAGAGATGCAGCTCGAGTTGAAGCTCCTGCAGTCGCGTCTCGGCATCACCTTCGTCTTCGTCACGCACGACCAGGGCGAGGCGCTCTCGATGAGCGACCGCATCGCGATCATGCGCAGCGGCCGCATCGAGCAGCTCGCCGACGCCGACACGGTCTACGCCCGGCCCGCATCGGCCTACGTCGCGGCGTTCGTGGGGCAGCAGAACTTCTTCCGCGGCACGGTCGTCGAGGGCGGCGCCGTCGACTCGGCGCATTCCCTCGTGTACGACATGACCGCCGAACTGCCCGTGGGCAGCACGGGCCTCGCAGCTGTGCGCCCCGAGTTCGTCAGCATCGACGCGGATGTCGCAGCCGGGGCATCCGATGCATCGAACACCGCACGGGGCACCCTGATCGGCATCTCGCACCTCGGCGAGACGATGCAGTACCTCGTGCAGCTCGGCGACGATCAGAGCCTCATCGTGCGCCGCCCCACCCCCGAGGCGCCGCAGCTCGCCATCGGCGACGCGGTCGTGTGCTCATGGCGCGCCGAGAGCGTGCTCCTCTTCCCGGCCGACGATGCGGCGAGCGCCAGCGGCTACGTCGCTCCGCCGACCGTCTGA
- a CDS encoding polyamine ABC transporter substrate-binding protein, whose product MSSEEIRILAPAGAAKTIRRELSRRRFLSFAAAASSAGLLAACAPTGSPTTAQASGGPLESKLSIYTWGDYDAPDVLDAFTADLGPKISLSAFNSNEEMVAKLVGARGTSGYDIVVPTGTFVAQMAEHGLLAKLNHDLIPNLKHVDPTFLGRAWDPDNEYSICKAWGTTGFIYDVTAIDRDLKDWNDFIDAAKNEASGKTSLLDDPSELTGLYFWANGIPWTTTDPDHLDAAEEFLVDLAPHISAFDSYPGGSAIPQATHMLMQVYNGDARLGMLESPDPDRWKFVLGSPATEIWMDNWAIAAGAPNPEAAHAFIDYVLSPENALAELDYIGYDTGAKGIAEAAAEAGLPMLDLVFFPPEQLATMHEGELTEAQERVVQIWNTTKAAAGA is encoded by the coding sequence ATGTCCTCCGAAGAGATCCGCATCCTCGCGCCTGCCGGCGCGGCCAAGACCATCCGCCGCGAGCTCTCGCGGCGGCGCTTCCTGAGCTTCGCCGCTGCGGCGAGCTCGGCCGGGCTGCTCGCCGCGTGCGCGCCGACCGGATCGCCCACGACCGCCCAGGCCTCCGGCGGTCCGCTCGAGTCGAAGCTCTCCATCTACACCTGGGGCGACTACGACGCTCCCGACGTGCTCGACGCCTTCACCGCCGACCTCGGTCCGAAGATCTCGCTCAGCGCCTTCAACTCGAACGAGGAGATGGTCGCCAAGCTCGTCGGGGCGCGCGGCACGAGCGGCTACGACATCGTCGTGCCGACCGGCACGTTCGTCGCCCAGATGGCCGAGCACGGACTGCTGGCCAAGCTGAACCACGATCTGATCCCGAACCTGAAGCACGTCGACCCGACGTTCCTCGGCCGGGCCTGGGATCCCGACAACGAGTACTCGATCTGCAAGGCGTGGGGCACGACCGGCTTCATCTACGACGTCACGGCGATCGACCGCGACCTGAAGGACTGGAACGACTTCATCGACGCCGCGAAGAACGAGGCGAGCGGCAAGACCTCCCTGCTCGACGACCCGTCGGAGCTCACCGGGCTGTACTTCTGGGCGAACGGCATCCCGTGGACCACGACCGATCCCGATCACCTCGACGCCGCTGAGGAGTTCCTCGTCGACCTCGCACCGCACATCTCGGCGTTCGACTCGTACCCCGGCGGCAGCGCCATCCCCCAGGCCACCCACATGCTCATGCAGGTCTACAACGGCGACGCCCGCCTCGGCATGCTCGAGAGCCCCGACCCCGATCGGTGGAAGTTCGTACTCGGCTCGCCGGCGACCGAGATCTGGATGGACAACTGGGCGATCGCCGCGGGTGCTCCGAACCCCGAGGCCGCGCACGCGTTCATCGACTACGTGCTCTCGCCCGAGAACGCGCTCGCCGAGCTCGACTACATCGGCTATGACACGGGCGCGAAGGGCATCGCCGAGGCGGCGGCCGAGGCGGGCCTGCCGATGCTCGACCTCGTCTTCTTCCCACCCGAGCAGCTCGCGACCATGCACGAGGGCGAGCTGACCGAGGCGCAGGAGCGCGTCGTGCAGATCTGGAACACGACGAAGGCGGCGGCAGGTGCGTAA
- a CDS encoding ABC transporter permease gives MRKRLPGFLLAAPAWAWLAIFFVAPVALVVWFSFGYKPSIFATQATDKLSFDRYAEVFSPTFFATFQNTLWVGVAGTVLCFLIGLPVAYWMAVKAPPSRRGLLVALVMVPFWTNFLVRTIGWQVILSPEGWLSTALQSVGFEPLAILNTRGAVLLGVVYNYLPLMILPLFVAFDRVNGPLREASKDLGAGKWTTFFRITLPLAQPGIIAGVLLVYIPLMGDYITATVLGGAKGNMVGQLVASQFQTAQNWALGSAMAVVLIFVILATVAIGAAIVWLVTLPIRASHRLVIGAPATAPASVSIREEVAA, from the coding sequence GTGCGTAAACGACTCCCCGGATTCCTGCTCGCGGCGCCCGCCTGGGCGTGGCTCGCAATCTTCTTCGTCGCCCCCGTGGCGTTGGTCGTGTGGTTCAGCTTCGGCTACAAGCCGAGCATCTTCGCGACCCAGGCCACCGACAAGCTCTCGTTCGACCGCTACGCCGAGGTGTTCAGCCCGACGTTCTTCGCGACGTTCCAGAACACGCTGTGGGTCGGCGTCGCCGGCACCGTGCTGTGCTTCCTGATCGGGCTCCCGGTCGCCTATTGGATGGCGGTGAAGGCTCCGCCGTCGCGGCGCGGCCTCCTCGTCGCGCTCGTCATGGTGCCGTTCTGGACGAACTTCCTCGTGCGCACCATCGGCTGGCAGGTCATCCTCTCGCCCGAGGGCTGGCTCTCGACGGCACTGCAGAGCGTCGGCTTCGAGCCGCTCGCGATCCTGAACACGCGCGGCGCGGTGCTCCTCGGCGTCGTCTACAACTACCTGCCGCTCATGATCCTGCCGCTGTTCGTCGCGTTCGACCGGGTCAACGGGCCGCTCCGCGAGGCGTCGAAAGACCTCGGTGCCGGCAAGTGGACGACTTTCTTCCGCATCACCCTGCCGCTCGCGCAGCCCGGCATCATCGCGGGCGTGCTGCTCGTCTACATCCCGCTCATGGGCGACTACATCACCGCGACGGTGCTCGGCGGGGCGAAGGGCAACATGGTCGGCCAGCTCGTCGCGAGCCAGTTCCAGACCGCGCAGAACTGGGCGCTCGGCTCCGCGATGGCGGTCGTGCTGATCTTCGTGATCCTCGCCACCGTCGCCATCGGTGCGGCCATCGTGTGGCTCGTCACCCTGCCGATCAGGGCGAGCCACCGGCTCGTGATCGGTGCGCCGGCCACTGCGCCGGCATCCGTTTCGATCCGTGAGGAGGTCGCGGCATGA
- a CDS encoding ABC transporter permease, whose protein sequence is MSVRATQQEVRRPRRAWSDVAFNVWGILVMVFLFAPIAVIIVSSFNVGRLLVSWDHFGFDSFLALLAKPSIRDAVWISVQTGFIAALVATALGTLAGIAMARHPGKWVWWFMGLLLLVSVTPEIVDAVALLPWMVFLGQDLGMAVFNDGIVRLVIGHSLFSITVVSYLVRARLVGQEAQLEEASADLYATPTRTFRKVTLPLAMPAVFAGFMLSFTFSLDNTVIAAFVSVSGSTPWPVYVLSALRSGLKPEIAAVSTIMLVLTLIALALVALVLKRSGDSAADIARTMGGG, encoded by the coding sequence ATGAGCGTTCGAGCAACGCAGCAAGAGGTGCGGCGGCCGCGCAGGGCGTGGTCGGATGTCGCGTTCAACGTGTGGGGCATCCTGGTGATGGTCTTCCTGTTCGCCCCCATCGCGGTGATCATCGTCTCCTCGTTCAACGTCGGGCGACTGCTGGTCTCGTGGGACCACTTCGGGTTCGACTCGTTCCTCGCGCTGCTCGCGAAGCCGTCGATCCGCGACGCGGTCTGGATCTCGGTGCAGACGGGCTTCATCGCCGCCCTCGTCGCCACGGCGCTCGGCACACTCGCGGGCATCGCGATGGCGCGGCATCCGGGCAAGTGGGTGTGGTGGTTCATGGGACTGCTGCTGCTCGTCTCGGTCACGCCCGAGATCGTCGACGCCGTCGCCCTGCTGCCGTGGATGGTCTTCCTCGGGCAGGACCTCGGCATGGCGGTCTTCAACGACGGCATCGTGCGCCTCGTGATCGGCCACTCGCTGTTCTCGATCACGGTGGTCTCGTACCTCGTGCGAGCGCGGCTCGTGGGCCAGGAGGCGCAGCTCGAGGAGGCCTCGGCCGACCTGTACGCGACGCCGACCCGCACGTTCCGCAAGGTCACCCTGCCGCTCGCGATGCCGGCGGTCTTCGCCGGATTCATGCTGTCGTTCACGTTCAGCCTCGACAACACGGTCATCGCGGCATTCGTCTCGGTCTCGGGGTCGACGCCGTGGCCGGTCTACGTGCTGAGTGCGCTGCGCAGCGGCCTGAAGCCCGAGATCGCAGCGGTCTCGACGATCATGCTCGTGCTCACGCTCATCGCGCTCGCGCTCGTCGCGCTCGTGCTGAAACGCTCGGGAGACTCGGCGGCCGACATCGCCCGCACCATGGGCGGCGGCTGA
- a CDS encoding dienelactone hydrolase family protein, with the protein MTDADAVPELSRWQRTMVSDGTLAVECLERGDGPGVILLPEIPGIVPSTIELGDLLVDHGFTVVMPSLFGVPGRRPSVLGQVAAVAKLCVMAEFRAFSLDLRGQVTDFLRLVAGDLAARAPGRGVGIIGMCFTGGFAIATAVTTDEIQAAVVSQPAAPFPVSRSRARSVGVPAEALERYAASRADSAPCVLGLRFTQDARSGDARMVALERHLGRAVTVVRLPSGADSTDGTPKGAHSVLTGGVREDPPNRAFLEREQMFEFLRERLAPAGVSDAPA; encoded by the coding sequence ATGACCGACGCCGACGCGGTGCCAGAGCTCAGCAGATGGCAGCGCACCATGGTCTCCGATGGAACGCTCGCGGTCGAATGCCTCGAGCGCGGTGACGGCCCGGGCGTCATCCTGCTCCCCGAGATCCCCGGCATCGTGCCGAGCACGATCGAACTCGGCGACCTCCTCGTCGACCACGGGTTCACCGTGGTCATGCCGTCGCTCTTCGGCGTGCCGGGTCGTCGGCCCAGCGTCCTCGGCCAGGTCGCCGCCGTGGCCAAGCTCTGCGTCATGGCCGAGTTCCGCGCCTTCTCGCTCGATCTCAGGGGGCAGGTCACGGACTTCCTCCGGCTCGTGGCGGGCGACCTCGCCGCTCGCGCCCCCGGTCGCGGCGTCGGCATCATCGGCATGTGCTTCACCGGGGGATTCGCCATCGCGACGGCGGTGACGACCGACGAGATTCAGGCCGCCGTCGTGAGTCAGCCGGCGGCCCCGTTCCCGGTGAGCCGGTCACGTGCGCGGAGCGTCGGCGTGCCCGCAGAGGCGCTCGAACGCTACGCGGCGTCTCGAGCGGACTCGGCACCCTGCGTGCTCGGTCTCCGATTCACGCAGGATGCGAGGTCGGGCGATGCGAGGATGGTCGCCCTCGAGCGCCACCTCGGACGTGCGGTCACGGTCGTGCGTCTCCCGTCCGGCGCCGACAGCACCGACGGGACGCCGAAGGGTGCGCATTCCGTGCTGACCGGGGGTGTGCGCGAGGACCCGCCGAATCGGGCGTTCCTCGAGCGCGAGCAGATGTTCGAGTTCCTCCGCGAGCGGCTCGCGCCGGCGGGGGTGTCCGACGCCCCTGCCTGA
- a CDS encoding cysteine hydrolase family protein: MTRTLVIIDIQNDYFEGGAHPLVGPEAAAVNAARLLASHREDGQPVVHVQHVWEAPDAEFFAPGTHGVEIHPLVAPADGEPVVVKANPNSFLGTDLDARLREAGADVDGVVIVGMMSSMCVDATVRAAADAGYSVTVAHDACAAPDLAFGGTVVPAAQVHGAFMAALGDSYAEVVSTDELLAGR; this comes from the coding sequence GTGACCCGGACGCTTGTCATCATCGACATCCAGAACGACTACTTCGAGGGCGGCGCGCACCCGCTGGTCGGCCCCGAAGCGGCCGCCGTCAACGCCGCGCGCCTGTTGGCTTCGCACCGCGAGGACGGCCAGCCCGTCGTGCACGTGCAGCACGTGTGGGAGGCCCCCGACGCCGAGTTCTTCGCCCCTGGCACGCACGGCGTCGAGATCCATCCGCTCGTCGCGCCGGCCGACGGCGAGCCCGTCGTCGTCAAGGCGAACCCCAACTCGTTCCTCGGCACCGACCTCGACGCGCGTCTCCGCGAGGCCGGCGCCGACGTCGACGGCGTCGTGATCGTCGGCATGATGTCGAGCATGTGCGTCGACGCGACCGTGCGCGCGGCCGCCGACGCGGGCTATTCCGTGACGGTCGCCCACGACGCGTGCGCCGCACCCGACCTGGCGTTCGGCGGCACGGTGGTGCCCGCCGCGCAGGTGCATGGCGCGTTCATGGCGGCGCTCGGCGACAGCTACGCCGAGGTCGTCTCGACCGACGAACTGCTCGCGGGCCGGTAG